The following are encoded together in the Flavihumibacter fluvii genome:
- a CDS encoding sugar phosphate isomerase/epimerase family protein: MSNQLPFRFGSEVYTWFMNNSGKTHANRLGHMMEIIAQAGFAGIQPIHFWMGDLSDPGLLEAKLKSTGLELAAISLALDWKGAEETEKERQEADQMISLLQRFPGAILCTVQIPSGRHELETRRRNLVNIVNTVSRRAMEKGVPCSFHPNSPHTSIIRTAEDYAAVLPALDSAVTGWTPDVGHIINAGMDPLETMKAYAHLINHMHYKDWNGEPEFTLMGNGKVDLLGITQWLKDINYAGWIICEDEGPEAMDDPDFVTLHDGRWVNEILIKGLK; the protein is encoded by the coding sequence ATGAGTAACCAACTACCATTCCGTTTTGGATCTGAAGTGTATACCTGGTTCATGAATAATAGTGGCAAGACCCATGCGAACCGACTGGGTCACATGATGGAAATAATTGCCCAGGCCGGGTTTGCCGGCATCCAGCCGATCCATTTCTGGATGGGTGATTTAAGTGATCCCGGACTGCTGGAAGCAAAATTGAAGTCAACCGGGTTAGAGCTGGCAGCTATCTCCCTGGCTTTGGATTGGAAAGGCGCCGAAGAAACGGAAAAAGAAAGACAGGAAGCCGACCAAATGATCAGTCTGTTACAACGATTTCCAGGCGCCATTCTTTGCACTGTACAAATACCTTCCGGTCGTCATGAACTGGAAACACGCCGCAGGAACCTGGTCAATATTGTGAACACGGTTTCAAGAAGGGCCATGGAAAAAGGCGTTCCTTGTAGTTTCCACCCCAATTCACCGCATACTTCAATCATCCGCACGGCAGAAGATTATGCAGCGGTATTGCCGGCACTGGATAGCGCTGTCACTGGCTGGACGCCGGATGTCGGCCATATCATTAACGCCGGTATGGACCCGTTGGAAACAATGAAAGCATATGCGCATTTGATCAACCATATGCATTATAAAGACTGGAATGGCGAACCGGAATTCACCCTCATGGGAAATGGTAAGGTTGACCTCCTGGGTATCACCCAATGGCTGAAAGATATTAATTATGCCGGCTGGATCATTTGTGAAGATGAAGGTCCGGAAGCCATGGATGACCCGGATTTTG
- a CDS encoding sugar phosphate isomerase/epimerase family protein: MNKIGFNTLVWSAGMSDDLFPIIDRLKEIGYDGVECFIGAPDEKAYQRFGNHARNIGLETTAVTVVSDSENPVSPSAATRQKAVDRIKWVIDRAQAMNATVLCGPFHSAHSVFSRQPPQPQEYGWAGDVLHAAGDYAAQAGITLALEALNRFECYLCNTVEQLTTLVLAAAHPNVRAMYDTHHANIEEKNNHTAITTIAPLLAHVHISENDRGTPGDGHVLWDETFSALAEINYSGWLTIEAFSRNDPDFANAINVWREYSKPWDIAIKGLAFIKQHCKKQGL; the protein is encoded by the coding sequence ATGAATAAAATTGGTTTTAATACACTGGTCTGGTCAGCAGGCATGTCAGACGACCTGTTTCCCATCATCGACCGGTTGAAAGAGATCGGGTATGATGGGGTAGAGTGTTTTATTGGCGCACCCGATGAGAAAGCCTACCAACGCTTTGGGAACCATGCAAGAAATATTGGCCTCGAAACAACGGCAGTTACAGTGGTTAGTGACAGCGAGAACCCGGTGAGTCCATCGGCTGCGACAAGGCAAAAAGCAGTTGACCGTATCAAATGGGTCATCGACCGGGCACAGGCCATGAATGCTACCGTTTTATGCGGCCCTTTTCATTCGGCCCATAGTGTTTTTTCGAGGCAACCACCACAGCCGCAGGAATATGGCTGGGCTGGTGATGTATTGCATGCCGCTGGTGATTATGCAGCCCAGGCGGGTATTACCCTGGCACTGGAAGCATTGAACCGTTTTGAATGTTATTTGTGCAATACGGTCGAACAGTTGACAACTTTAGTACTTGCTGCCGCGCATCCTAATGTACGCGCCATGTATGATACCCACCATGCTAATATTGAAGAGAAAAATAACCATACAGCCATCACAACCATTGCTCCGTTATTAGCACATGTGCATATCAGTGAAAATGACAGGGGGACTCCCGGTGATGGTCATGTGCTTTGGGATGAAACATTTTCCGCGCTGGCAGAAATCAACTATTCAGGCTGGCTGACCATTGAAGCATTTTCCCGCAATGATCCCGATTTTGCCAATGCGATCAATGTATGGCGGGAGTATTCAAAGCCATGGGATATTGCCATAAAAGGATTAGCCTTTATTAAACAGCATTGTAAAAAACAAGGCCTTTAA